A stretch of the Pelotomaculum isophthalicicum JI genome encodes the following:
- a CDS encoding response regulator — MGKNISILVVEDSPVQALKLKNVLQKNNYHVAVANSGEEALNYLYNSKPNIVISDIIMPGMDGYQLCRQIKINESLKDIPVILLTQLSTPIILL; from the coding sequence ATGGGAAAAAACATAAGTATATTAGTGGTAGAAGACAGTCCGGTTCAAGCTTTGAAACTAAAAAATGTCCTTCAAAAAAATAATTATCACGTTGCTGTCGCCAATAGTGGCGAGGAAGCGCTGAACTATTTATATAACAGCAAGCCAAATATTGTTATTAGTGACATCATTATGCCCGGTATGGACGGCTATCAACTTTGCCGGCAAATAAAAATTAATGAAAGTCTTAAAGACATACCAGTAATACTGTTAACCCAGCTTTCAACTCCAATCATCTTACTTTAG